The following proteins are co-located in the SAR202 cluster bacterium genome:
- a CDS encoding prolipoprotein diacylglyceryl transferase, whose protein sequence is GQKQIWLKNLVGEKIAKGYLQGSMYAKFKDLSTGRLLDLVAPAMAIGQTFGRLGDVINGEHISRQTDLAWGVIYSHPDSGSFTFHGLNPSHPVIIYEMILTTVAFIVLWNLRGRLGPPGMIFISYAIIYSIGRFFIQFMRLDSVWFAGLQEAHLISLLVLTICVPILALRATWTSRSN, encoded by the coding sequence CAGGTCAAAAACAAATTTGGCTTAAAAACCTTGTTGGAGAAAAAATAGCTAAAGGGTATTTACAAGGTTCCATGTATGCCAAGTTTAAAGACTTATCTACAGGCAGACTTTTAGATTTAGTAGCTCCAGCTATGGCTATTGGACAAACTTTTGGTCGTTTAGGAGATGTTATTAATGGAGAACATATAAGTAGACAAACTGATTTAGCTTGGGGAGTAATATACTCGCATCCAGATAGTGGGTCTTTTACATTTCATGGACTTAATCCAAGTCATCCAGTAATAATATACGAAATGATATTAACTACAGTTGCTTTTATTGTTCTCTGGAACCTTCGTGGTCGCTTAGGCCCTCCAGGTATGATTTTTATTTCATACGCAATAATATATTCAATAGGTCGTTTTTTTATACAATTTATGAGACTAGATTCGGTATGGTTCGCTGGACTGCAGGAAGCCCATTTAATTTCCTTATTGGTATTGACAATATGTGTGCCTATATTAGCTTTGAGAGCTACTTGGACTAGCAGGTCTAACTAA
- the recJ gene encoding single-stranded-DNA-specific exonuclease RecJ — protein MSNNLETSKYAWEIHNIISDEALLTTEAYPKLLQQLLYNRDIRTEDEIKSFLDPTKSINNHSILPNIAKATDHIANAIRDNKKICVFGDFDVDGISATAILGRTFKAAGVTIIPHIPNRFTEGHGLNRDAIKMLKDLSVDLIITVDTGTTAIEEINYANELGVSVIVTDHHLTFDALPEATAIINPQLPDSIYPFMGLTGAGLALKLAESIIEKLDLDKSILDDLYSLATLGTIADIGALTGENRGIVNKGLKSIGQKPLMGIKALSIASGKKNTYLNVKDLSWNIIPRLNSTGRMGDPKLSYDILTTNEYPDAVEKAKQIEEYNILRREETQKGFKTALSSLEPGPIYIAQDKSFHWGIIGLLANRIAGRFNKPAIVISEGEEYSLGSARSIENFDVGNIIEKTGGLIGGFEKFGGHAQAAGFTIENSKISLFKKTIRELSRNYAIENNIQDTNNSLKIDCKLELDDLPKEILKIIGMLRPFGEKNPEPIFMSNNLTIQKKRLYGSRNRAALIQLKSNNFIWDTFASNNMMVPYEVGDKVDIVYSFSLRGGNMNIGMNLNIQDIRHSKIS, from the coding sequence ATCCTACCAAATCTATTAATAATCATTCAATCCTTCCAAATATAGCTAAAGCAACAGATCATATAGCAAATGCAATTCGAGACAACAAAAAAATATGTGTGTTTGGTGATTTTGATGTTGATGGAATAAGTGCTACAGCTATTTTAGGAAGAACCTTTAAAGCTGCTGGAGTTACAATAATTCCCCACATACCAAATAGATTTACTGAAGGGCATGGTTTAAATCGAGATGCAATTAAAATGTTAAAAGATCTATCGGTCGACCTTATCATTACAGTAGATACCGGAACAACAGCAATAGAAGAAATTAATTATGCAAACGAACTAGGTGTTTCTGTAATTGTTACAGACCATCATTTAACATTTGATGCTTTACCAGAAGCAACTGCTATAATTAATCCTCAATTACCTGATTCAATATACCCTTTTATGGGATTAACTGGTGCGGGCTTAGCATTAAAACTTGCTGAATCAATTATAGAAAAACTTGACTTAGATAAAAGTATTTTAGATGATCTTTACTCTCTTGCAACTTTGGGAACTATAGCTGATATAGGAGCATTGACAGGTGAAAATAGAGGTATAGTAAATAAAGGACTTAAATCTATAGGGCAAAAACCATTAATGGGTATTAAAGCGCTATCTATTGCTTCCGGAAAAAAAAATACCTACTTAAATGTTAAAGATTTATCCTGGAATATTATTCCTCGCCTAAACTCAACCGGTAGAATGGGTGATCCAAAATTAAGTTATGATATTCTTACAACCAATGAATATCCTGATGCCGTAGAAAAAGCAAAACAAATAGAAGAATATAATATTCTACGTCGAGAAGAAACACAAAAAGGATTTAAAACAGCCCTGAGCTCCTTAGAACCAGGACCAATATATATTGCACAGGATAAAAGTTTTCACTGGGGAATAATTGGACTTTTAGCAAATAGAATTGCTGGACGGTTTAATAAACCCGCAATCGTGATCAGTGAAGGTGAAGAATATAGCCTAGGTAGTGCAAGGAGTATAGAAAACTTTGATGTAGGAAATATTATTGAGAAAACTGGTGGGTTAATAGGAGGATTTGAAAAATTCGGTGGTCATGCTCAAGCTGCAGGATTTACAATCGAAAATTCAAAAATTTCCTTATTTAAAAAAACAATACGAGAATTAAGTCGTAATTATGCTATTGAAAATAATATTCAGGATACAAATAATTCTCTTAAAATTGATTGTAAATTAGAATTAGATGACTTACCCAAGGAAATATTAAAGATTATTGGCATGTTACGTCCCTTTGGGGAAAAAAATCCTGAACCTATATTTATGAGCAACAATCTAACTATTCAAAAGAAACGTCTATATGGGTCACGAAACCGAGCGGCATTAATACAACTGAAATCAAATAACTTTATATGGGATACATTTGCATCTAATAATATGATGGTACCTTATGAGGTAGGGGATAAAGTAGATATTGTATATTCATTTTCCTTACGAGGGGGCAACATGAATATAGGTATGAATCTAAATATTCAAGATATAAGACATAGTAAAATTAGTTAG